One segment of Cerasicoccus sp. TK19100 DNA contains the following:
- a CDS encoding PulJ/GspJ family protein produces the protein MVFRIKSSARQTNGARSAFSLPELLIALTIFGLLAGGITATFLCFSKGLKVSMEHADHAAQTQFAFEKINKMLHSVSSAHTTTPTKFEFTTVDLSGNKERLSIYYDAQKEEIIETDGSTSRVLLDDVHSAKFTYYDRFGAETSTLIDINAAKLEIETEVSTTNGSKAYKTETSIITFRNRTL, from the coding sequence ATGGTCTTTCGGATAAAAAGTTCAGCTCGGCAAACTAACGGCGCGCGTTCTGCATTCTCCCTGCCGGAGTTGCTGATTGCCTTGACCATTTTTGGCCTGCTCGCCGGAGGCATTACGGCGACTTTTCTGTGTTTCAGTAAAGGTCTCAAGGTGTCGATGGAGCATGCGGATCACGCTGCCCAGACCCAATTTGCCTTCGAGAAAATCAATAAAATGCTGCATTCAGTAAGCAGCGCGCACACGACCACGCCAACCAAGTTTGAGTTCACGACCGTCGATTTATCCGGTAACAAAGAGCGGCTCTCAATTTATTACGACGCTCAGAAGGAAGAAATCATCGAGACCGATGGCTCCACTTCACGCGTATTGCTGGACGATGTGCATTCGGCGAAGTTCACCTATTACGACCGTTTTGGCGCAGAGACCAGCACCCTGATTGACATCAATGCCGCCAAGTTGGAAATCGAAACCGAAGTCTCCACGACCAACGGTTCCAAGGCATACAAGACCGAAACTTCCATCATTACTTTCCGCAATCGCACACTATGA
- a CDS encoding matrixin family metalloprotease — protein sequence MTTRFALLITFALGLTAPVLNAACAESQTAAQAVEQADAIAVAGISHLEYYLSTTGEIRTKALITVNETIKGALPDRLYASQSGGSYGNEHSYVSMYSALTPEDRALVMLANSPDGPEFCIVPNGMLPLPADPDSDHLTSSENAAEYWLTEIREYCTDNPQDGVDFTAYGVTKIARDATSTGLLGDTTPSRFLAPDRGRPIPVIYNDSTRPPGITEAQCLEALEEALAAWEGVCTVRFQIIGKEDFIKSTREITVGEVTTPIYGDEVILIDFHDNFDQISNASTTLGVGGRSAVSSSIGPVGGTVGEFDFFHSTKGYVVLDHEKTSLQSLEKLKQVLTHELGHVIGLSHSSEDPNETDPFLKAATMYFRISNDGRGASVRDWDVQFVNLIHPLNHPPYAFSQYFKLVNAPSPILSDEINRYRLAVGDLDGDELTVEILDTFDSGRIQHTFINDNTGIELTPLGLSFDLSTEPTSFFQGRRMLYRVSDGVNKSPVVTFSMKNLFLDQNPI from the coding sequence ATGACTACCCGTTTCGCATTACTAATTACGTTTGCTCTTGGGCTCACGGCACCAGTTTTAAACGCAGCCTGCGCTGAGAGCCAAACAGCCGCTCAGGCAGTTGAACAGGCGGACGCCATCGCGGTGGCAGGCATCTCTCATCTGGAATACTATCTGAGCACTACGGGTGAGATTCGCACGAAGGCATTGATCACCGTCAATGAAACCATTAAGGGCGCACTACCCGATCGCTTATACGCCAGCCAATCCGGCGGCAGCTACGGCAATGAGCATTCTTACGTCAGCATGTACAGCGCGCTAACGCCCGAGGATCGGGCGCTCGTCATGCTGGCCAATTCTCCGGATGGGCCGGAGTTTTGTATCGTGCCCAATGGTATGTTGCCCCTCCCCGCCGACCCGGATTCCGACCACCTGACCAGCTCCGAAAACGCCGCGGAATATTGGCTGACCGAAATCCGTGAATATTGCACCGACAACCCGCAGGACGGCGTCGACTTCACCGCCTATGGCGTCACCAAAATCGCCCGAGATGCCACCAGCACGGGCTTACTGGGCGACACCACCCCGAGCCGTTTTCTCGCCCCGGACCGTGGGCGCCCAATCCCCGTTATCTACAATGACTCGACACGCCCACCCGGCATCACCGAGGCTCAATGCCTGGAAGCGCTGGAAGAAGCACTAGCCGCGTGGGAAGGCGTTTGCACAGTGCGCTTCCAGATCATCGGCAAAGAGGATTTCATCAAGTCCACCCGCGAAATCACGGTCGGGGAAGTCACCACTCCAATCTACGGCGACGAGGTTATCCTGATCGATTTTCACGATAATTTTGACCAAATCAGCAACGCCTCTACCACACTGGGAGTCGGTGGACGATCCGCGGTTTCCAGCTCGATTGGGCCAGTTGGCGGCACTGTTGGGGAGTTCGATTTTTTCCATTCCACCAAAGGCTATGTGGTGCTCGACCACGAGAAAACGTCTCTGCAATCGCTAGAGAAACTCAAGCAAGTGCTCACCCACGAATTGGGGCATGTGATCGGCCTCTCGCACAGTAGTGAAGACCCGAACGAAACGGACCCCTTTCTCAAAGCGGCCACCATGTATTTCCGCATCAGCAATGACGGGCGCGGCGCATCGGTCCGCGATTGGGACGTTCAATTCGTGAATCTGATACACCCGCTCAATCACCCGCCCTACGCTTTCAGCCAATACTTCAAGCTCGTAAACGCCCCGAGCCCAATCCTCAGCGACGAAATTAACCGCTATCGGCTCGCAGTCGGCGACCTAGATGGCGACGAGCTGACCGTGGAAATCTTAGACACTTTCGATTCCGGGCGCATTCAGCATACCTTCATCAACGACAACACCGGCATCGAACTGACGCCCTTAGGCCTGTCCTTCGACTTAAGCACGGAGCCAACCTCGTTCTTCCAGGGTCGACGCATGCTCTATCGCGTCAGTGATGGCGTTAATAAATCGCCAGTAGTGACGTTTTCCATGAAGAATTTGTTCCTCGATCAAAACCCCATCTGA
- the ispG gene encoding (E)-4-hydroxy-3-methylbut-2-enyl-diphosphate synthase: MQPYCHSRFKATRRETREVKVGPVGVGGGNPIRVQSMTTSLTQDVEATVKQCIRLAEVGCEVVRITAPNKTAAEALGPIRKQFSAAGFEHVPLVADIHFLPSAAMVAVEHVEKVRVNPGNYADKKKFAVTEYTDAAYEEELERLHNAFSPLVLRAKELGRALRIGTNHGSLSDRIMNRYGDTPLGMVESALEFIRIAESHNFHDIILSMKASNPKVMIQAYRLVVEKMNLEGMKYPLHLGVTEAGEGEDARIKSAVGIGALLYDGLGDTVRVSLTEDPWHEIPVCQELVKRAHAHWEQSAQLPDSDRSEAHANFYEYQRRDIVDLSFGANAPIGNLEPPRVITPAHRPLSEHAEIVKDVLDINRKFKDAKVEGLLVEVASNDDLPHLANLAKALGTTVECIVVKCMSEDISLQGMEWSKDVRWMFICKYEEDCLEHAHQWAVQNDFLLAIDTNAQQVHAWAETIRKLGDGRLVFTRTGVPGDTHATGAYRALGDALKEIGTKAPLWVRVTPEMQVLQEDGFGNQLLEASMVAGNLFVDGMGDLISVENIGRADQATALAYNLLQAARMRATKTEYVACPSCGRTLFDLQEVTQRIKGRTGHLKGVTIAVMGCIVNGPGEMADADFGYVGGAPGKINLYVGKECVKFNIPEVEALDRLVDLISEHGKWVEPEAVEEAAQV, encoded by the coding sequence ATGCAGCCTTATTGCCATTCCCGCTTTAAAGCCACCCGCCGTGAGACGCGTGAAGTCAAGGTAGGCCCCGTCGGCGTCGGCGGTGGTAACCCCATCCGTGTCCAATCCATGACCACCAGCCTGACGCAAGACGTCGAGGCCACGGTCAAGCAATGCATCCGCCTGGCGGAAGTCGGCTGTGAAGTGGTCCGCATCACCGCGCCGAACAAGACTGCTGCCGAGGCCCTTGGCCCGATCCGCAAGCAGTTTTCCGCCGCCGGTTTTGAGCATGTGCCGCTCGTGGCAGACATTCACTTTTTGCCCAGTGCCGCGATGGTCGCCGTGGAGCACGTGGAGAAAGTCCGCGTCAACCCGGGCAACTACGCCGACAAGAAGAAGTTCGCCGTCACCGAATACACGGACGCCGCCTACGAGGAAGAGCTGGAGCGCCTGCACAATGCGTTTAGCCCGCTGGTCCTCCGCGCCAAGGAACTGGGCCGCGCTTTGCGTATCGGCACCAACCACGGTAGCCTCTCCGACCGCATCATGAACCGCTATGGCGATACGCCGTTAGGCATGGTCGAGTCTGCGCTGGAGTTCATTCGCATCGCCGAGAGCCACAATTTTCACGACATCATCCTGTCGATGAAGGCCAGCAACCCGAAGGTCATGATTCAGGCCTATCGCCTCGTCGTCGAAAAGATGAACCTGGAGGGCATGAAGTATCCGCTGCACCTCGGCGTGACCGAGGCTGGCGAAGGCGAAGACGCCCGCATCAAGAGCGCAGTCGGCATTGGTGCCCTACTCTACGATGGCCTCGGCGACACCGTCCGTGTCTCCCTGACGGAAGACCCCTGGCACGAAATCCCCGTTTGCCAGGAGCTGGTCAAACGCGCGCATGCCCACTGGGAGCAATCCGCCCAGCTGCCCGATTCCGACCGCAGTGAGGCGCACGCCAATTTCTACGAATACCAGCGCCGCGACATCGTCGACCTGTCATTCGGTGCCAACGCCCCGATTGGCAACCTGGAGCCGCCCCGCGTTATCACCCCGGCCCACCGCCCGCTCTCCGAGCATGCGGAAATCGTCAAGGACGTGCTCGACATCAACCGCAAGTTCAAGGACGCCAAGGTCGAAGGCCTGCTGGTGGAAGTAGCCTCGAATGACGATCTGCCGCACCTCGCCAACCTCGCCAAGGCACTTGGTACTACCGTAGAATGCATCGTCGTAAAATGCATGAGCGAGGACATCTCACTTCAAGGGATGGAATGGAGTAAAGACGTGCGCTGGATGTTCATTTGCAAATATGAGGAAGATTGCCTTGAACACGCTCATCAATGGGCCGTGCAAAATGACTTTCTCTTGGCAATCGACACCAACGCCCAACAGGTTCATGCGTGGGCGGAAACCATTCGCAAACTAGGCGACGGTCGACTCGTCTTCACCCGCACAGGCGTCCCGGGCGACACCCACGCCACCGGCGCTTACCGCGCACTGGGCGACGCGCTGAAGGAAATCGGCACCAAGGCACCGCTCTGGGTCCGCGTGACCCCGGAAATGCAGGTGCTGCAAGAAGACGGCTTTGGTAACCAACTGCTCGAAGCCTCCATGGTCGCGGGCAACCTGTTCGTCGACGGCATGGGCGACTTGATTTCCGTTGAAAACATCGGCCGCGCCGACCAGGCAACCGCCCTCGCCTACAATCTCCTCCAAGCTGCCCGCATGCGCGCCACGAAGACGGAATACGTCGCCTGCCCGAGCTGCGGACGCACCCTCTTCGACCTGCAAGAGGTCACTCAGCGCATTAAGGGCCGCACTGGTCACCTGAAGGGCGTCACGATCGCAGTCATGGGCTGCATCGTCAATGGCCCCGGCGAAATGGCAGATGCGGACTTCGGCTATGTCGGCGGTGCCCCAGGCAAGATCAACCTCTACGTCGGCAAGGAATGCGTGAAGTTCAACATTCCCGAGGTCGAGGCGCTCGACCGCCTGGTCGACCTCATTTCCGAGCACGGCAAATGGGTCGAACCCGAAGCCGTCGAAGAGGCTGCTCAAGTGTAG
- a CDS encoding prepilin-type N-terminal cleavage/methylation domain-containing protein — protein MKNYIISTNMPQRRSPGLSLIEIMVGMTILGLVMGASILALPEIRQLNFTSDSVRSGYTVLNSELENLRTQTFDQLAQEITSSGSSQSGSGGGLFGGLGGLLGIGEEESPTEVKSNSTATVNNVDYAVTRQLEFTDSSQEIIQSTVSINWSVKNRPHSIVGRAIFTKDGLSDKKFSSAN, from the coding sequence ATGAAAAACTATATCATTTCCACGAATATGCCTCAGCGGCGCTCGCCGGGGTTATCGCTCATCGAAATAATGGTCGGGATGACCATTCTGGGGTTGGTCATGGGCGCGAGCATTCTGGCTTTGCCGGAAATACGGCAGCTAAATTTTACCTCCGATAGCGTCCGCAGTGGTTACACCGTGCTGAATTCCGAGTTGGAGAATTTGCGCACGCAGACATTTGACCAACTTGCACAGGAGATTACCAGCTCCGGTAGCTCGCAGTCCGGCAGTGGGGGTGGTCTTTTTGGTGGTTTGGGAGGTCTTCTCGGCATCGGTGAGGAGGAGTCACCGACCGAGGTGAAGTCCAACTCCACCGCCACCGTCAATAACGTCGATTACGCCGTCACCCGGCAGTTGGAGTTCACGGATTCCTCGCAAGAGATTATCCAATCCACGGTGTCGATTAACTGGTCCGTCAAAAACCGCCCACACAGTATCGTAGGCCGCGCAATTTTCACCAAAGATGGTCTTTCGGATAAAAAGTTCAGCTCGGCAAACTAA
- a CDS encoding DUF7305 domain-containing protein — protein sequence MKSNLPSRRGSVILLAMIFSAVAILSITFLSRSLISQHQTTVRYGLGYSAFHLAESGIELGMHAIANEGLGSGSWPKTADLTWEYQDTSPVGQYGSTTKVRIVEQGGGEYLITSLASIDLGKNPVERAVETRVKQAVTQEQADENTGSGVFAYGMVARDSIKLNHNNPGMKISSYDSNVNNGVPIWGVNTGRYVTVATPSANYGAIQVNNAVVHGSIRTGGGNITYSSGFNNPNQQAQNATIIGPDSSQTSGVDSNYISKDFDGEIPNPELPTDGGYLKLSFDQNYWQNTKDITLGNSLTPTWVNTERISTNQNATLTIVGDVVIDAQRNLNLGGSIDIKPGASLTIMAGENMHVNANYIDQQFPSQFQLIAKNSQDVVLNNFDVFTGVVNAPNSNVRLAGVGGTPKAQFRGAVVAKYIEVTNGVEFYYDVNLGDGATDDSGDYSDGQEEVGELELISWAEISPSKALK from the coding sequence ATGAAATCGAACTTACCATCACGTCGCGGCTCTGTCATTCTGTTGGCGATGATCTTCAGCGCGGTGGCGATTTTATCGATCACCTTCTTGAGCCGTTCGCTTATTTCGCAACATCAGACTACTGTTCGTTATGGTCTGGGTTACTCGGCGTTTCATTTGGCGGAGTCCGGTATCGAGCTGGGTATGCACGCCATTGCCAACGAAGGCCTGGGTAGCGGTAGTTGGCCGAAGACCGCAGATTTGACCTGGGAATACCAAGACACCTCGCCGGTTGGCCAATATGGTTCGACGACCAAAGTGCGTATTGTCGAGCAAGGTGGTGGCGAGTATTTGATCACCTCACTGGCCAGCATTGATCTGGGCAAAAATCCCGTTGAACGCGCCGTAGAGACCCGGGTCAAACAAGCGGTCACCCAGGAGCAGGCAGACGAAAACACCGGCTCGGGCGTGTTTGCCTATGGCATGGTTGCCCGCGATTCCATTAAGCTGAACCACAACAATCCCGGGATGAAAATTTCCAGCTACGACAGCAACGTTAACAACGGCGTGCCGATTTGGGGCGTGAACACCGGCAGGTATGTCACCGTAGCGACGCCATCAGCAAACTATGGGGCCATTCAAGTCAACAACGCCGTCGTGCATGGCTCGATTCGTACGGGCGGCGGTAACATTACCTACTCTTCCGGCTTTAATAATCCAAACCAGCAAGCCCAGAATGCGACCATCATTGGGCCGGACTCGTCGCAAACGAGCGGTGTCGACAGCAATTACATTTCCAAGGATTTCGATGGGGAAATTCCGAATCCCGAGCTGCCAACAGATGGCGGTTACCTAAAATTGAGCTTCGACCAAAACTACTGGCAAAACACCAAGGATATTACTTTAGGGAACTCGCTGACGCCGACATGGGTGAATACCGAGCGCATCAGCACGAATCAAAACGCCACGCTGACCATTGTGGGTGATGTGGTGATCGATGCTCAGCGCAATTTGAACCTTGGTGGGAGTATTGATATCAAGCCCGGTGCCAGCCTGACGATCATGGCGGGTGAGAACATGCACGTGAATGCCAACTACATCGACCAGCAGTTCCCGTCGCAGTTTCAGCTAATTGCCAAGAACAGCCAGGACGTCGTGCTGAACAACTTCGATGTTTTTACCGGTGTGGTGAATGCGCCAAACTCAAACGTCCGTCTGGCAGGGGTTGGCGGCACGCCCAAGGCCCAGTTTCGGGGAGCCGTGGTTGCCAAATACATCGAAGTCACCAATGGCGTCGAGTTTTACTACGATGTCAACCTGGGCGATGGAGCGACTGACGACAGCGGTGACTATAGCGATGGTCAAGAGGAAGTCGGAGAATTGGAGCTCATTAGCTGGGCCGAGATTTCGCCTTCCAAAGCGCTGAAGTAG
- the metK gene encoding methionine adenosyltransferase, with translation MSKSYHFSSESVGEGHPDKVADYISDSILDACLAQDPKSRVACETLVKSNVVTVAGEITTNAKFDYNSVIRDAIRDIGYINNDDVFHADEVFINNILTKQSGDIAQGVDAAAAAGKDTEEQGAGDQGIMFGIACNETPELMPAPVMYAHRLLRKMAEIRKAENSPAPWLRPDCKSQVAVAYENGKPVKINNVVISTQHAEAVTLAEIKEFLIENVIKPELPADMIDEDTQFLINPTGRFVIGGPQGDAGLTGRKIIVDTYGGYGRHGGGAFSGKDPSKVDRSAAYMCRWVAKNIVAAGLAEKVELQVAYAIGYPHPTSIHIDAFGTETVDTAKIEKAVKEVFSFKPADIVKQLDLLRPIYRETTHYGHFAKEGLPWECTAKAEELKAAVGS, from the coding sequence ATGAGCAAATCTTACCACTTTTCTTCGGAATCGGTGGGTGAAGGTCACCCCGATAAAGTCGCCGATTACATTTCGGACAGCATCCTGGACGCCTGCTTGGCGCAGGACCCAAAGAGCCGCGTTGCTTGCGAGACACTCGTTAAGAGCAACGTGGTTACCGTAGCTGGCGAGATCACCACGAACGCCAAGTTTGACTACAACTCAGTCATTCGCGACGCCATTCGCGACATCGGCTACATTAACAACGACGACGTTTTCCACGCCGACGAAGTTTTCATTAATAACATCCTGACCAAGCAATCCGGCGACATCGCTCAGGGCGTAGACGCCGCTGCTGCCGCCGGTAAGGACACCGAAGAGCAGGGCGCTGGCGACCAGGGCATCATGTTCGGTATTGCTTGTAACGAGACGCCTGAGCTCATGCCCGCACCGGTCATGTATGCCCACCGCTTGCTGCGCAAGATGGCGGAAATCCGCAAGGCCGAGAACAGCCCTGCGCCATGGCTCCGCCCGGACTGCAAGAGCCAGGTAGCCGTTGCATACGAAAACGGCAAGCCGGTTAAGATCAACAACGTTGTTATCTCCACACAGCACGCGGAAGCCGTGACGCTGGCAGAGATCAAGGAGTTCCTGATCGAAAACGTGATCAAGCCAGAGCTGCCAGCCGACATGATTGACGAGGATACCCAGTTCCTGATCAACCCGACCGGCCGTTTCGTCATTGGCGGACCTCAAGGCGATGCAGGCCTCACCGGCCGTAAGATCATTGTCGACACCTACGGTGGCTATGGCCGTCACGGTGGTGGTGCTTTCTCCGGTAAGGATCCGTCGAAGGTTGACCGCTCAGCTGCCTACATGTGCCGCTGGGTTGCCAAGAACATCGTGGCCGCTGGCCTCGCTGAGAAGGTTGAGCTTCAGGTTGCCTACGCGATTGGTTATCCGCACCCGACTTCGATTCACATCGACGCATTCGGCACGGAAACAGTCGACACCGCCAAGATCGAAAAGGCCGTTAAGGAAGTCTTCAGCTTCAAGCCGGCAGACATCGTAAAGCAGCTCGATCTGCTGCGCCCGATTTACCGCGAAACCACGCACTACGGCCACTTCGCCAAGGAAGGCCTCCCATGGGAGTGCACCGCCAAGGCTGAAGAACTTAAAGCTGCCGTTGGCAGCTAA
- a CDS encoding S8 family serine peptidase, whose protein sequence is MKRIFQLGGCLILTALFTLWLVWGQEASRNSEPCTKAAQSDKRCNMASAVEATSTWPAPQTNRRDLSARNPVLADILSRSAEFATRIETSATGGREETRLYRTPEKYPHWRVKTIWDEHSEFLRDEVAVADHLIVQADPASIDDTMAALVDAGLSVRRQLWAPGLLLISGPEPSLDALEQLGLSIQQIQAEGIEQTSLDVIVFATATPDDPLFSNQWCHNSTHAKDPDMDSTEAWDMLNHADDVVVAVIDSGIDHLHEDLAANMWTNTGEIEGNGIDDDENGLIDDYHGYDFANDDGDPMDDNQHGTHCAGIIAAVGNNGVGVSGVAWRTKLMGLKFLSASGSGSLSDALNSIYYAAFMGADITSNSWGALGSVHPLISEYIAMTDTPFIASAGNDGLDTDINSHIPTSSEEPNIIAVGAHTASDNLAYYSNYGLETVDLSAPGSSILSTLPSNRYGYLSGTSMAAPQVAGCVALMMQLRPELTTAEIKAMLLATVTPVTYLEGKAVSGGRVNLNDFLFDGLLPPVITSMASAQGFLGAAFDFDVTAANYPTAFTATVLPGSLSLDAATGEITGQPDATGEYTVTLTASNLAGSDEQTWTLTVGNELEHWIFENLGLGQSVETLAEQDTNSDGISDIVNYGTGGSYNDPEEARTKLPKVEEDNDRLLFTFRRLEGSGTGSTVDGYTVGGVTYKVYCSDDLADWQTGASALEQIGSPVSNGDGTESVTVGGLGEGDFCFYRLEILPAN, encoded by the coding sequence ATGAAGCGCATTTTCCAGCTTGGCGGCTGCTTAATACTCACCGCCTTGTTTACGCTATGGCTTGTTTGGGGCCAAGAAGCTTCGCGCAACTCAGAGCCCTGCACGAAAGCCGCACAATCGGACAAGCGCTGCAACATGGCCTCCGCTGTCGAGGCCACCTCGACCTGGCCTGCGCCCCAAACCAATCGCCGTGATCTATCGGCGCGCAACCCGGTGTTGGCTGACATTCTTTCGCGCTCCGCCGAGTTCGCCACCCGCATCGAAACCAGCGCCACAGGCGGCCGGGAGGAAACGCGCCTCTACCGCACCCCTGAAAAATATCCGCATTGGCGCGTCAAAACAATCTGGGACGAACACAGCGAATTTTTGCGAGACGAAGTCGCGGTGGCCGACCACCTAATCGTGCAAGCGGACCCCGCCAGCATTGACGACACCATGGCCGCCTTGGTCGACGCCGGGCTCAGCGTCCGCCGCCAGCTTTGGGCCCCTGGGCTGTTGTTGATCAGTGGCCCGGAGCCATCGCTCGACGCGCTGGAGCAGCTCGGGCTGAGCATTCAGCAAATCCAGGCCGAAGGCATTGAGCAGACCAGCCTCGACGTAATCGTGTTTGCGACCGCAACGCCCGACGACCCGCTTTTCTCCAACCAATGGTGCCATAATTCAACCCACGCCAAAGATCCGGACATGGATTCTACCGAGGCTTGGGACATGCTGAATCACGCGGACGACGTCGTGGTGGCCGTGATCGATAGCGGCATCGACCACCTGCACGAGGACCTCGCTGCAAACATGTGGACCAACACAGGTGAGATAGAAGGCAACGGCATTGACGACGACGAAAACGGCCTCATCGACGACTATCACGGCTATGATTTCGCCAACGACGACGGGGACCCCATGGACGACAATCAGCACGGCACCCACTGCGCAGGCATCATTGCCGCCGTCGGTAACAACGGCGTCGGCGTCAGTGGTGTCGCCTGGCGAACCAAGCTCATGGGCCTGAAATTTTTGAGTGCCTCCGGTTCCGGCTCGCTCTCCGACGCCCTCAACAGCATCTACTACGCCGCGTTCATGGGCGCAGATATTACCAGTAATTCCTGGGGCGCACTGGGCAGCGTTCACCCGCTGATCAGCGAATACATCGCCATGACCGACACGCCGTTTATCGCTTCGGCTGGCAATGACGGCTTGGACACCGACATAAATTCTCACATACCGACCTCTAGTGAGGAGCCCAATATCATTGCCGTCGGCGCGCACACGGCCAGTGACAACCTCGCCTACTACAGCAACTACGGCCTCGAAACCGTGGACCTCTCCGCGCCGGGATCCAGCATTCTCAGCACGTTGCCCAGCAACCGCTACGGCTACCTGAGTGGCACCTCCATGGCAGCACCGCAAGTGGCGGGTTGCGTCGCGCTCATGATGCAACTGCGGCCCGAGCTGACCACTGCCGAGATCAAAGCAATGCTACTCGCCACGGTGACGCCGGTCACTTATCTGGAGGGCAAAGCGGTTTCCGGCGGGCGCGTTAATTTGAACGATTTCCTCTTCGACGGCCTGCTGCCGCCAGTGATCACCAGCATGGCCTCGGCACAGGGTTTCCTCGGCGCGGCGTTCGACTTCGACGTCACGGCTGCCAATTACCCAACAGCGTTTACCGCCACTGTATTGCCCGGCAGCCTGAGCCTAGACGCGGCCACGGGCGAAATCACCGGCCAGCCTGACGCCACCGGCGAATACACCGTCACCTTGACGGCGAGCAATCTCGCCGGTTCCGACGAGCAAACCTGGACCCTCACCGTCGGCAACGAGCTGGAGCACTGGATTTTCGAGAACCTCGGCCTCGGCCAAAGCGTGGAAACCCTGGCCGAACAGGATACGAACAGCGACGGCATTTCCGACATCGTCAACTACGGCACGGGCGGCTCCTATAACGACCCCGAGGAGGCGCGCACTAAACTGCCAAAAGTCGAGGAAGACAACGATCGTCTGTTGTTCACCTTTCGCCGATTGGAAGGCTCGGGCACCGGCTCAACGGTCGATGGCTACACCGTTGGCGGTGTGACTTATAAGGTCTATTGCAGCGACGATCTGGCAGACTGGCAAACCGGCGCCAGCGCACTGGAGCAGATTGGCTCGCCGGTATCCAATGGCGACGGCACTGAAAGCGTTACCGTGGGCGGCTTGGGCGAAGGCGACTTCTGCTTTTACCGACTGGAGATTTTACCAGCGAATTAG